From Gemmatimonadales bacterium, a single genomic window includes:
- a CDS encoding enoyl-CoA hydratase/isomerase family protein: protein MKEPPHVLTERQGGIGIITISRPDKRNALDAPTHDQLLAAFEAMKRDEAVRVVVLTGTGKAFVSGADVREFVGQSPVDMLGRLLQQPSAIEVADGFPKPLIAMINGYCLGTGNELAMACDIRIASEDAKFGQPEINLGMIPGGGATQRLPRLVGLGKALWMMYTGAILDSSDALRMGLVDLVVPPEQLRPRTMTLAQMIASKSAVALAMIKEAARASVRAPLDDGIRHEQSLASVVFSSKDMQEGLKAFLEKRQPRFTGE, encoded by the coding sequence ATGAAAGAACCACCTCACGTCCTGACCGAGCGCCAGGGCGGGATCGGCATCATCACCATCAGCCGTCCCGACAAGCGGAACGCGCTGGACGCGCCTACGCACGACCAGTTGCTGGCCGCATTCGAGGCGATGAAGCGGGACGAGGCGGTGCGGGTCGTGGTACTCACCGGCACCGGGAAGGCCTTCGTCTCCGGCGCGGACGTGCGCGAGTTCGTGGGACAATCGCCGGTGGACATGCTGGGCCGGCTGCTCCAGCAGCCCTCCGCGATCGAGGTCGCCGACGGGTTCCCGAAGCCGCTCATCGCCATGATCAACGGCTACTGCCTCGGCACCGGGAACGAGCTGGCGATGGCGTGCGACATCCGGATCGCGAGCGAGGACGCGAAGTTCGGACAGCCGGAGATCAACCTCGGGATGATCCCGGGCGGCGGCGCCACGCAGCGGCTCCCCCGCCTGGTCGGCCTGGGCAAGGCGCTGTGGATGATGTATACCGGCGCGATCCTCGACTCGTCGGACGCCCTACGGATGGGCCTGGTGGACCTCGTGGTGCCGCCCGAGCAGCTGCGCCCGCGCACCATGACCCTGGCCCAGATGATCGCGTCGAAGAGCGCGGTGGCCCTCGCCATGATCAAGGAGGCGGCGCGCGCCAGCGTGCGCGCCCCGCTCGACGACGGGATCCGCCACGAGCAGAGCCTGGCCAGCGTGGTGTTCTCGTCGAAGGACATGCAGGAGGGGCTGAAAGCCTTCCTGGAGAAACGTCAGCCGCGATTCACCGGAGAGTGA
- a CDS encoding enoyl-CoA hydratase/isomerase family protein has product MTATLEKDTATKRLVNYRTEDGIAVIELDDPPANTYTYELNRQLDDAILRARFDDTVYVIVLRGAGNKFFSAGANISMLNTVTPQFKYYFCLHANETLSRLEQTPKLVIAALNGHTVGGGLEIAMAADIRIARKEAGKIGLPEVNLGVLPGTGGTQRMARLIGKVKSLELMLFGKQLSFDTAKDMGLVNDVWDATPEAFWDQIMAYARQFCPPNKAAMAVGHIKRSVQSGLEVPFEYGLALERELQSLLFKSQDAKEGIAAYVEKRMPVFKGK; this is encoded by the coding sequence ATGACGGCGACATTGGAGAAGGATACGGCGACGAAGCGGCTGGTGAACTACCGGACCGAGGACGGCATCGCCGTCATCGAGCTGGACGACCCGCCGGCCAACACCTACACCTACGAGCTGAACCGCCAGCTGGACGACGCGATCCTCCGGGCGCGGTTCGACGACACCGTGTACGTGATCGTGCTGCGCGGCGCCGGCAACAAGTTCTTCTCGGCGGGCGCGAACATCAGCATGCTGAACACCGTCACGCCGCAGTTCAAGTACTACTTCTGCCTGCACGCCAACGAGACGCTCAGCCGTCTCGAACAGACCCCCAAGCTGGTCATCGCGGCGCTCAACGGGCACACGGTGGGCGGCGGCCTCGAGATCGCGATGGCGGCCGACATCCGCATCGCGCGGAAGGAAGCGGGCAAGATCGGCCTGCCCGAAGTGAACCTGGGCGTGCTCCCGGGGACGGGCGGCACGCAGCGCATGGCCCGCCTGATCGGCAAGGTGAAGTCGCTGGAGCTGATGCTCTTCGGCAAGCAGCTGTCGTTCGATACTGCCAAGGATATGGGCCTCGTCAACGACGTGTGGGACGCGACGCCCGAGGCGTTCTGGGACCAGATCATGGCCTACGCCAGGCAGTTCTGCCCGCCGAACAAGGCGGCCATGGCGGTGGGCCACATCAAGCGCTCGGTGCAGTCGGGCCTCGAGGTGCCGTTCGAGTACGGGCTGGCGCTGGAGCGTGAGCTCCAGTCGTTGCTGTTCAAGAGCCAGGACGCCAAGGAGGGCATCGCGGCATACGTCGAGAAGCGCATGCCGGTCTTCAAGGGCAAGTGA
- a CDS encoding aldehyde dehydrogenase family protein, with the protein MRTDLYINAGWAPAAAGRRFPVVNPATEEVLGEVSEGDAQDIDRAVQSARGCFESDGWRKLAPRQRGRMLAKAADILESRLDEFSKLETQHNGKPLFESKIDVSMAIETLRYYGGWADKIVGDTLPLAPNFLTYTLKEPVGVVGAITPWNFPLNLATWKFAPALASGCTVVSKPPSETPLTILLMGEVFEAAGFPAGAFNVVAGSGRVAGNALVRHPGVDKIAFTGSTEVGKGIMREAAETVKRVTLELGGKSPNVIFADADIPAAIRGAQNGIFYGKGEVCAAGSRLLVERQVHDQVVEELGARAKKLLPGDPFDKNTRLGAVVSLKQQQTVLRYIEQGKQEGAELVAGGNAAQVNGKGFYVEATVFDQVRPEMTIAREEIFGPVLAVLTFDDVEEGIALANQSMYGLAAGIWTKDIQKAHRVARAIRAGTVWINTYNFYDAAAPFGGYKASGFGRDLGREALEGYLETKSVWVSLQ; encoded by the coding sequence ATGCGGACGGACCTCTACATCAACGCCGGGTGGGCGCCGGCCGCGGCCGGCCGGCGCTTCCCCGTGGTGAACCCGGCGACCGAAGAAGTGTTGGGCGAGGTCTCGGAGGGGGACGCGCAGGACATCGACCGGGCCGTGCAGTCGGCGCGGGGTTGCTTCGAGTCCGACGGGTGGCGGAAGCTCGCGCCGAGGCAGCGTGGCAGGATGCTGGCGAAGGCGGCCGATATCCTGGAGTCACGGCTCGACGAGTTCTCGAAGCTCGAGACGCAGCACAACGGCAAGCCGCTCTTCGAATCGAAGATCGACGTATCGATGGCGATCGAGACGCTGCGGTACTACGGCGGCTGGGCGGACAAGATCGTGGGCGATACCCTGCCCCTCGCGCCCAACTTCCTCACCTACACGCTGAAGGAGCCGGTCGGCGTGGTAGGCGCGATCACGCCGTGGAACTTCCCGCTCAACCTCGCCACCTGGAAGTTCGCGCCCGCGCTCGCGTCGGGCTGCACGGTGGTATCGAAGCCGCCGTCGGAGACGCCGCTCACCATCCTCCTGATGGGCGAGGTGTTCGAGGCCGCCGGCTTCCCGGCCGGGGCGTTCAACGTCGTCGCGGGGAGCGGGCGGGTGGCGGGGAACGCGCTGGTGCGGCATCCCGGCGTGGACAAGATCGCTTTCACGGGCTCGACGGAGGTCGGCAAGGGCATCATGCGCGAGGCCGCCGAGACGGTGAAGCGCGTGACGCTGGAGCTGGGCGGCAAGTCGCCCAACGTGATCTTCGCCGACGCGGACATCCCGGCGGCGATCCGCGGGGCGCAGAACGGCATCTTCTACGGCAAGGGCGAGGTGTGCGCCGCGGGGTCGCGGCTCCTGGTCGAGCGCCAGGTGCACGACCAGGTGGTCGAGGAGTTGGGCGCGCGCGCGAAGAAGCTCTTGCCCGGTGATCCATTCGACAAGAACACCCGCTTGGGCGCGGTAGTCTCCCTGAAGCAGCAGCAGACGGTCCTCCGCTACATCGAGCAGGGGAAGCAGGAGGGCGCCGAGCTGGTCGCGGGCGGGAACGCGGCCCAGGTGAACGGCAAGGGCTTCTACGTCGAAGCCACGGTGTTCGACCAAGTGAGGCCGGAGATGACGATCGCGCGGGAGGAGATCTTCGGCCCGGTCCTGGCGGTGCTCACCTTCGACGACGTCGAGGAGGGGATCGCGCTCGCCAACCAGTCGATGTACGGGCTGGCCGCGGGCATCTGGACCAAGGACATACAGAAGGCTCACCGGGTTGCCCGCGCGATCCGCGCCGGGACGGTCTGGATCAATACGTACAACTTCTACGACGCGGCGGCTCCGTTCGGAGGGTACAAGGCGTCGGGATTCGGGCGGGATCTGGGGCGCGAGGCGCTCGAGGGGTATCTGGAAACCAAATCGGTATGGGTCAGCCTGCAGTGA
- a CDS encoding NfeD family protein — translation MAVHPKIGLVGGLVLGAIIFGLIFFMLGRTTAGWPNIWELITGVAVGVGIVAAVGVALLLHLPASRRLAGILHQEAVASAEGFVSAEPRVDLVGKIGVALSELRPVGIAQIEGERVDVTTEGEFVYAGTVVTVVRAEGMRVLVRPAPKLPA, via the coding sequence ATGGCCGTGCATCCCAAGATCGGTCTGGTCGGCGGACTCGTCCTCGGCGCGATCATCTTCGGCCTCATATTCTTCATGCTGGGGAGGACCACCGCCGGGTGGCCCAACATCTGGGAACTGATCACCGGCGTCGCCGTGGGTGTCGGGATCGTGGCCGCGGTCGGAGTCGCGCTCCTGCTGCACCTGCCGGCCAGCCGCCGACTCGCCGGCATACTGCATCAGGAGGCAGTGGCGAGCGCGGAGGGTTTCGTTTCCGCCGAGCCGAGGGTGGACCTCGTGGGCAAGATCGGCGTCGCCCTGTCCGAGCTGAGGCCGGTAGGCATCGCGCAGATCGAGGGCGAGCGGGTCGACGTGACGACCGAAGGCGAGTTCGTGTATGCGGGCACGGTCGTAACAGTGGTCCGCGCCGAAGGAATGCGCGTCCTGGTGCGGCCCGCACCCAAGCTTCCCGCGTGA
- a CDS encoding glycerophosphodiester phosphodiesterase — protein MGGPLVIAHRGASGYEVENSLAAFRAAHTLGADAVELDVHATADGALVVHHDEMIGPHHIAHCSLKEVRAQPLKNGEPVPTLDEALAVIHPHLSAFVEIKSMSPRLDEKLFAILDAAPAPQKVAVHGFDHRIMHRLGERRPHLRRGLLSSSYPIWPIRVLEDADATILWQHWEQVDQALVESVHAAGMTIYVWTVDGPAAMQRQLALGVDGLCTGYPDRGRAAVDSLPR, from the coding sequence ATGGGCGGGCCGCTGGTCATAGCGCATCGCGGGGCGTCGGGGTACGAGGTCGAGAACTCCCTCGCCGCGTTCCGGGCCGCACACACCTTGGGTGCCGACGCCGTAGAGCTGGACGTTCACGCGACGGCCGACGGCGCCCTCGTCGTCCACCACGACGAGATGATCGGCCCGCACCACATCGCCCACTGCTCGCTCAAGGAAGTCCGCGCGCAGCCGCTGAAGAACGGCGAGCCGGTGCCCACGCTCGACGAGGCGCTCGCGGTCATTCATCCGCACCTGAGCGCGTTCGTCGAGATCAAGTCGATGAGCCCCCGGCTGGACGAGAAGCTCTTCGCGATCCTCGACGCGGCGCCCGCGCCGCAAAAAGTGGCGGTGCACGGCTTCGACCACCGAATAATGCACCGGCTCGGCGAGCGCCGGCCTCACCTCAGGCGCGGACTCCTGTCGTCGTCCTACCCCATCTGGCCCATCCGCGTCCTGGAGGACGCCGACGCCACCATACTGTGGCAGCACTGGGAGCAGGTGGACCAGGCGCTGGTCGAGTCCGTTCACGCCGCGGGCATGACGATCTACGTCTGGACCGTGGACGGGCCGGCGGCGATGCAGCGCCAGCTCGCCCTGGGGGTGGACGGCCTCTGCACCGGCTATCCCGACCGGGGCCGAGCCGCGGTAGATTCCCTGCCCCGGTGA
- a CDS encoding Phenylacetic acid catabolic protein, whose amino-acid sequence MLRVHTFDEWIDLFKSWQTDIGLAAHEIRDFKFDIKFADPEVDEIEFGHYRGQRKWPTIMHIPDQRIRDALLNLIVYQGDTEFASVEQQRNLLENSPSSYDLLSIMRVMCEEMRHGWQMSYLLVAHFGDEGKREAQKLLERRAFEGKRLLGSFNERVDNWLDFFTYTQFIDRDGKFQLKMLSTSAFDPLGRSMGPMLKEESYHLGTGNNGLLRIIKAGRIELEIIQRFFNKWVPTAFDLFGTDNSSSAHWAYEWGLKGRFDERENPQPAERPHLNEASRGLYRQEISRLVDRMNQLIPDRDRWLRVPELQFNRKIGQWAHQHWTVDGQEIRADKYAEYQASVLPQPEHYARLNDIFKDQDWITPKKSDLPETA is encoded by the coding sequence ATGCTGCGCGTGCACACCTTCGACGAGTGGATCGACCTCTTCAAGTCCTGGCAGACCGACATCGGCCTGGCGGCGCACGAGATCCGGGACTTCAAGTTCGACATCAAGTTCGCTGACCCCGAGGTGGACGAGATCGAGTTCGGCCACTACCGGGGCCAGAGGAAGTGGCCGACCATCATGCACATCCCGGACCAGCGGATCCGGGACGCCCTGCTCAACCTCATCGTCTACCAGGGCGACACCGAGTTCGCATCGGTGGAGCAGCAGCGCAACCTGCTCGAGAATTCGCCGTCGTCCTACGACCTCCTCTCCATCATGCGCGTGATGTGCGAGGAGATGCGGCACGGCTGGCAGATGTCGTACCTGCTGGTCGCGCATTTCGGCGACGAGGGGAAGCGCGAGGCACAGAAGCTCCTCGAGCGCCGCGCCTTCGAGGGCAAGCGCCTCCTCGGCTCGTTCAACGAGCGGGTAGACAACTGGCTGGACTTCTTCACCTACACCCAGTTCATCGACCGGGACGGCAAGTTCCAGTTGAAGATGCTCTCGACCTCGGCCTTCGATCCGCTCGGCCGCTCCATGGGGCCGATGCTGAAAGAGGAGTCGTATCACCTCGGCACCGGGAACAACGGGCTGCTGCGGATCATCAAGGCGGGAAGGATCGAGCTGGAGATCATCCAGCGCTTCTTCAACAAGTGGGTCCCGACGGCGTTCGACCTCTTCGGGACCGACAACTCGTCATCGGCGCACTGGGCGTACGAGTGGGGCCTCAAGGGACGGTTCGACGAGCGGGAGAACCCGCAGCCGGCCGAACGGCCACACCTGAACGAGGCGTCCCGCGGGCTCTACCGGCAGGAGATCTCGCGGCTGGTGGACCGGATGAACCAGCTCATCCCCGACCGCGACCGCTGGCTCAGGGTCCCGGAGCTCCAGTTCAACCGGAAGATCGGCCAGTGGGCTCACCAGCACTGGACGGTGGACGGCCAGGAGATCCGCGCCGACAAGTACGCCGAGTACCAGGCTTCGGTGCTGCCCCAGCCGGAGCACTATGCCAGGCTGAACGACATCTTCAAGGACCAGGACTGGATCACCCCGAAGAAGTCCGACCTGCCGGAAACCGCCTGA
- a CDS encoding enoyl-CoA hydratase-related protein yields the protein MAEGAFSTVAVSIEAHVGTITLNRPDKLNALTAEMVDELADALRMLTGAEAVRAIVITGAGSAFCAGADLGALKAILDARDEAAGRRLVDGARTIHQLIREAPQPVIASINGVAAGGGANLALGCDLRIAADTAKIGQVFAKLGLHPDWGGSFFLPRLVGASKALELFLSAELVDAPRALALHLVNRVVPADELGAATSAWARAIAAGPPQAVRLAKQAVYRSERASLDEMLDWELEAQMACFASGDFQEGLTAFLEKRDPNFTGR from the coding sequence ATGGCTGAGGGCGCCTTTTCTACGGTCGCGGTCTCCATCGAGGCCCACGTCGGGACCATCACGCTCAACCGCCCCGACAAGCTCAACGCGCTCACGGCGGAGATGGTGGACGAGCTGGCCGACGCGCTCCGGATGCTCACCGGAGCTGAAGCGGTGCGGGCCATCGTCATCACCGGCGCGGGGAGCGCGTTCTGCGCCGGTGCGGACCTGGGAGCACTGAAGGCGATCCTCGACGCCAGGGACGAGGCGGCGGGCCGACGGCTGGTGGACGGCGCGCGCACGATCCACCAGCTGATCCGCGAGGCGCCGCAACCGGTGATCGCGAGCATCAACGGCGTGGCGGCCGGAGGCGGCGCGAACCTCGCGCTGGGCTGCGATCTCCGGATCGCGGCCGACACCGCGAAGATCGGGCAGGTCTTCGCCAAGCTGGGCCTGCACCCTGACTGGGGCGGCAGCTTCTTCCTGCCTCGGCTGGTGGGCGCCTCGAAGGCGCTGGAGCTCTTCCTCTCCGCCGAGCTGGTGGACGCCCCGCGGGCGCTGGCGCTGCACCTCGTCAACCGCGTCGTCCCGGCGGACGAGCTGGGCGCCGCCACCTCCGCCTGGGCCAGGGCCATCGCCGCGGGGCCACCCCAGGCGGTCCGCCTGGCCAAGCAGGCCGTCTACCGGAGCGAGCGCGCCTCGCTCGACGAGATGCTGGACTGGGAGCTGGAAGCGCAGATGGCGTGCTTCGCCAGCGGCGACTTCCAGGAAGGACTTACCGCGTTCCTCGAGAAGCGAGACCCGAACTTCACCGGTCGCTGA
- a CDS encoding RNA polymerase sigma factor, with product MGALATAVESDGDLIARYLAGDERAAAELVRRHSTPLARYLAVQGAPDDELEDISQDAFFKAFRGLRSFRGGSSFRTWLLTIGSNLLKDRRRQWKRRQVIELTPDLRDPGGTPDGEAEATWTAEKIQEGIAALAPLQREVFLLRAQQGMEYAQIAGGLGISEGAARVHYHHAVKRLKSWIR from the coding sequence ATGGGAGCACTGGCGACCGCCGTCGAGTCGGATGGCGACCTGATCGCCCGCTACCTGGCGGGCGACGAGCGCGCGGCCGCGGAGCTGGTGCGGCGGCACAGCACGCCGCTCGCCCGCTATCTGGCGGTGCAAGGCGCGCCCGACGACGAGTTGGAGGACATCAGCCAGGACGCCTTCTTCAAGGCGTTTCGGGGACTCCGGTCGTTCCGTGGCGGATCGAGCTTCCGCACGTGGCTGCTCACCATCGGTAGCAACCTTCTGAAGGACCGGCGCCGGCAGTGGAAACGGCGGCAGGTGATCGAGCTGACACCCGACCTGCGGGACCCCGGCGGGACGCCGGACGGCGAGGCGGAAGCGACCTGGACGGCGGAAAAGATCCAGGAAGGGATCGCGGCGCTGGCGCCGCTCCAGCGCGAGGTCTTCCTGCTCCGGGCCCAGCAGGGGATGGAGTACGCGCAGATCGCGGGCGGGCTCGGGATCAGTGAAGGGGCGGCGCGGGTGCACTATCACCACGCGGTGAAGAGGTTGAAGTCATGGATCCGATGA
- a CDS encoding acetyl-CoA C-acyltransferase, which translates to MRDAVIVDAVRTPIGRHGGALASVRPDDLAAVPIRALLERTAIDPAVIDDVIFGCANQAGEDNRNVARMAALLAGIPPEVPGQTVNRLCGSGLQAVMSAAHAIRCDEGECFVAGGVESMSRAPVVMLKPGEAWPRSAPQAADTTIGWRFVNPAMPSRWTISLGETAEIVADRYHITREDQDRFSAESQKRAAGALADGVFEDEIVPVEVRTDGRTDRRTVVDRDEHPRPEATMESLQKLKPAFRKAGGTVTAGSSSGINDGAAALLVMERKAAVARGYLPLARVVASAVAGVDPDVMGIGPVPATRKALQRAGLHVKDLDLVELNEAFAAQSLACIRELGFPEDQVNVYGGAIALGHPLGASGARILTTLVHALRRRGGRYGLATMCIGVGQGIAMVVEREA; encoded by the coding sequence ATGCGCGACGCCGTGATCGTAGATGCGGTGAGGACGCCGATCGGGAGACACGGTGGGGCGCTGGCGTCCGTGCGCCCCGACGACCTGGCGGCCGTGCCGATCCGCGCGCTGCTGGAGCGCACTGCCATCGACCCAGCGGTGATCGACGACGTGATCTTCGGCTGCGCGAACCAGGCGGGAGAGGACAACCGCAACGTCGCGCGAATGGCGGCGCTCCTGGCCGGGATCCCTCCCGAAGTGCCGGGGCAGACGGTGAACCGCCTCTGCGGCTCCGGCCTCCAGGCCGTGATGAGCGCGGCGCACGCCATCCGGTGCGACGAGGGCGAGTGCTTCGTCGCGGGCGGCGTGGAGTCGATGTCGCGCGCTCCGGTAGTGATGCTCAAGCCGGGCGAGGCCTGGCCGCGCAGCGCACCGCAGGCCGCGGACACGACCATCGGGTGGCGCTTCGTCAATCCCGCCATGCCCTCCCGGTGGACGATCTCGCTGGGCGAGACGGCGGAGATCGTCGCGGACCGGTACCACATAACGCGCGAGGACCAGGACCGGTTCTCCGCGGAGAGCCAGAAGCGGGCCGCGGGCGCGCTCGCGGATGGCGTCTTCGAGGATGAGATCGTGCCAGTGGAAGTGAGGACGGACGGACGGACCGACCGACGCACGGTCGTGGACCGGGACGAGCATCCGCGGCCGGAGGCCACGATGGAATCGCTCCAGAAGCTGAAGCCGGCGTTCCGCAAGGCAGGCGGCACGGTAACGGCGGGCTCCAGCTCGGGGATCAACGACGGGGCCGCGGCCCTGCTGGTGATGGAGCGGAAAGCGGCCGTGGCGCGCGGATACCTGCCGCTGGCGCGGGTCGTGGCGAGCGCGGTCGCCGGCGTTGACCCAGACGTGATGGGCATCGGCCCGGTGCCCGCCACGCGCAAGGCGCTCCAGCGCGCAGGACTCCACGTGAAGGACCTCGACCTCGTCGAGTTGAACGAAGCGTTTGCCGCCCAGTCGCTCGCCTGTATCCGCGAGCTGGGCTTTCCCGAGGACCAGGTGAACGTCTATGGCGGCGCGATCGCGCTGGGCCATCCACTCGGCGCGTCGGGCGCGCGCATTCTGACGACCCTGGTGCACGCGCTCAGGCGGCGCGGCGGCCGTTACGGGCTCGCCACGATGTGCATCGGCGTGGGCCAGGGGATCGCGATGGTCGTGGAGAGAGAAGCATGA
- the floA gene encoding flotillin-like protein FloA (flotillin-like protein involved in membrane lipid rafts): MPENLGGPILLVLVVAGIGLVFTFFHFVPIRLWITAAASGVWVKFGTLIGMRFRGVDPKRIVYPLIQATKAGLSLNINELESLYLSHGNVDRVVNALVSADKAGIGLTFKQASAIDLAGRDVLEAVQFSVNPKVIQTPKVAAMAKDGIQLLALARVTIRANINRLVGGAGEETILARVGEGIVSTIGSAESHKKVLENPDMISKTVLAKGLDSGTAFEILSIDIADVDVGKNIGAELQTDQAEADKRIAQAKAEERRTLAVAVEQEQKARVQEMRAKVVEAEAQIPLAIAEAFRKGNLGIMDFARYRNVQADTSMRTAIAEETGGEQGSQGS, translated from the coding sequence ATGCCTGAAAATCTCGGCGGTCCGATCCTGCTCGTCCTGGTAGTGGCCGGCATCGGTCTCGTGTTCACGTTCTTCCACTTCGTCCCCATCCGCCTCTGGATAACGGCGGCCGCCTCCGGCGTGTGGGTGAAGTTCGGCACGCTCATCGGCATGCGGTTCCGGGGGGTCGATCCCAAGAGGATCGTCTACCCGCTGATCCAGGCCACCAAGGCCGGGCTCTCGCTCAACATCAACGAGCTCGAGTCGCTCTACCTCTCCCATGGCAACGTGGACCGGGTAGTGAACGCGCTCGTTTCGGCGGACAAGGCCGGGATCGGGCTCACCTTCAAGCAGGCTTCGGCGATAGACCTCGCGGGCCGCGACGTGCTCGAGGCGGTGCAGTTCTCCGTGAACCCCAAGGTCATCCAGACGCCCAAGGTCGCCGCGATGGCCAAGGACGGCATCCAGCTGCTGGCGCTGGCGCGCGTCACCATCCGCGCCAACATCAATCGCCTGGTGGGCGGCGCGGGTGAAGAGACCATCCTCGCGCGGGTGGGCGAAGGGATCGTCTCGACCATCGGCTCGGCGGAGTCGCACAAGAAGGTGCTCGAGAACCCTGACATGATCTCGAAGACGGTTCTGGCCAAGGGTCTCGACAGCGGTACGGCATTCGAGATCCTCTCGATCGACATCGCCGACGTGGACGTGGGAAAGAACATCGGCGCCGAGCTTCAGACCGACCAGGCGGAGGCGGACAAGCGGATCGCCCAGGCCAAGGCGGAGGAGCGGCGTACGCTCGCCGTGGCGGTGGAGCAGGAGCAGAAGGCGCGGGTGCAGGAGATGCGGGCCAAGGTCGTTGAGGCGGAGGCCCAGATACCACTCGCCATCGCCGAGGCGTTCCGGAAGGGAAACCTCGGGATCATGGACTTCGCGCGGTACCGGAACGTGCAGGCTGATACGTCGATGCGGACGGCGATCGCGGAGGAGACTGGTGGAGAGCAGGGGAGTCAGGGGAGTTAG
- a CDS encoding TetR/AcrR family transcriptional regulator, which translates to MTGFDNRRENLLAVAARVFAATGYDRTSMRDLARASSMSLAGMYYYVKGKEDLLFQIQRNCFELVQQGALDAIGRQLSAEERLAAFIRHHVTFFATHMAEMKVLAHEAESLSGAGLETVRRLKRGYGDVLLGLLTELGGHGSGAQVDRHVAAYTLFGMMNWIYTWYDPKGPVDVAELADSITRLFLNGYSAEVSVR; encoded by the coding sequence ATGACAGGATTCGACAACCGCCGGGAAAACCTGCTCGCTGTAGCGGCCCGAGTCTTCGCGGCTACCGGCTACGACCGCACTTCCATGCGGGACTTGGCCCGCGCGTCGTCCATGAGCCTCGCCGGAATGTACTACTACGTGAAAGGCAAAGAGGACCTGCTCTTCCAGATCCAGCGGAACTGTTTCGAGCTGGTTCAACAGGGTGCGCTCGATGCCATCGGCCGTCAGCTATCGGCCGAGGAGCGACTGGCCGCTTTCATCCGCCACCACGTCACGTTCTTCGCGACTCACATGGCCGAGATGAAAGTGCTCGCGCACGAGGCGGAGTCGCTCTCCGGAGCGGGGCTCGAGACGGTCCGGCGGCTCAAGCGCGGGTACGGGGACGTACTGCTCGGTCTTCTGACGGAGCTCGGCGGCCACGGTTCTGGAGCGCAGGTGGACCGGCACGTCGCCGCCTACACGTTGTTCGGCATGATGAACTGGATCTACACCTGGTACGACCCCAAGGGCCCCGTCGATGTGGCGGAGCTCGCCGACTCGATCACCCGGCTGTTCCTGAACGGCTACTCTGCGGAGGTCTCGGTAAGATGA
- a CDS encoding 3-hydroxyacyl-CoA dehydrogenase family protein: MSPIRAVTVVGAGTMGHGIAQVAAQAGYAVRLADSVPGAAARGFERIRNNLDGALERGKGTAESREAALARLTASDDVETAARGADLVIEAIPEELELKRELFSRLEKILPPPSILATNTSSLSVAAIAGAVSHPERVVGMHFFNPVHLMKLVEVVTHPGTADATRDAAVAVARRMGKEPIVVKDSPGFASSRLGVVLGLEAMRMLEEGVAGAEDIDRAMTLGYNHPMGPLRLTDLVGLDVRLAIARYLHQTLRSDHYAPPAILARLVAEGKLGQKTGQGFYTWTEP; this comes from the coding sequence GTGAGCCCAATACGAGCGGTCACGGTCGTCGGCGCCGGCACGATGGGGCACGGCATCGCGCAGGTCGCCGCCCAGGCGGGCTACGCCGTGCGGCTGGCCGACTCCGTCCCGGGAGCAGCCGCGCGCGGCTTCGAGCGCATCCGCAACAACCTGGACGGCGCGCTCGAGCGCGGCAAAGGCACGGCCGAGTCGCGCGAGGCCGCCCTGGCCCGGCTCACCGCATCGGACGACGTCGAGACCGCCGCCCGAGGCGCCGACCTCGTCATCGAAGCTATCCCCGAGGAGCTGGAGCTGAAGCGGGAGCTGTTCAGCCGGCTGGAGAAGATCCTCCCTCCTCCCTCCATTCTCGCGACCAACACCAGCTCGCTCTCCGTTGCCGCCATCGCCGGAGCGGTCTCCCACCCGGAGCGAGTGGTCGGCATGCACTTCTTCAATCCCGTGCACCTGATGAAACTGGTCGAGGTGGTGACGCACCCGGGCACCGCCGACGCTACCCGCGACGCCGCGGTAGCCGTGGCGCGCCGCATGGGCAAGGAGCCGATCGTGGTGAAGGACTCGCCCGGCTTCGCCTCCAGCCGACTCGGCGTGGTCCTCGGCCTGGAGGCGATGAGGATGCTGGAGGAGGGGGTCGCCGGCGCGGAGGACATTGACCGCGCGATGACCTTGGGCTACAACCATCCGATGGGGCCGCTGCGCCTGACCGACCTCGTGGGGCTCGATGTGCGCCTGGCCATCGCGCGGTACCTCCACCAAACGCTGCGGTCCGACCACTACGCCCCGCCGGCCATCCTCGCGCGCCTGGTGGCCGAAGGAAAGCTCGGCCAGAAGACCGGGCAGGGATTCTACACCTGGACGGAGCCATGA